Proteins found in one candidate division KSB1 bacterium genomic segment:
- the rpsF gene encoding 30S ribosomal protein S6 yields MRTYQTVVVIDSLLKSEEIEATIEKILRIINNNGGKVLNVDRWEKRRLAYEIRKRQYGYYVEIIFEAPSNLVKILERDYRLDENILRYLTVTLSKKALTYLDQIKMAKQVPEEKEIPELEELIETEELDEAEEEPVELATETNVE; encoded by the coding sequence TTGAGAACCTATCAAACTGTTGTCGTTATTGATTCACTTTTAAAGAGCGAAGAGATCGAAGCCACTATTGAAAAGATCCTCAGGATCATCAATAACAATGGTGGTAAAGTGCTCAATGTAGATCGTTGGGAAAAGCGGCGATTGGCTTATGAGATTAGAAAACGCCAATATGGCTATTACGTGGAGATCATTTTTGAGGCGCCCAGTAATCTGGTTAAAATTTTAGAGCGAGATTACCGATTGGATGAAAACATCTTGCGCTATCTCACGGTAACTTTGAGCAAAAAAGCTCTGACCTACTTGGACCAGATCAAAATGGCAAAACAGGTTCCAGAAGAAAAAGAAATTCCAGAATTAGAAGAACTGATCGAAACCGAAGAGCTGGATGAAGCGGAAGAAGAACCCGTCGAGCTTGCCACCGAAACAAACGTCGAATAA
- a CDS encoding sodium-translocating pyrophosphatase: protein MRSELVWLGLASGVLALLYAFIKSRWINRQDPGNETMQSIGQAVREGAMAFLAREYKVLAVFVIAVAILLAMGNASQGTSLVAVSFIVGALCSGLAGLFGMRVATSANHRTTQAARTSLNAALKVAFSGGSVMGMSVVGLGIIGITLLFYLYGGLKANADLSRVMTILSGFAMGASSIALFARVGGGIYTKAADVGADLVGKVEAGIPEDDPRNPATIADNVGDNVGDVAGMGADLFESYVGAIIGAMVLAAGAGHSNFVILPLMLAGMGIIVSIIGTFFVKTKEGGNPQTALNVGTGIAGLLMLIASYFVIRFFVPEPVQWRAGENLMVGAHSVYGAIVAGLIAGIAVGLLTEYYTAESRRPARMIAKASETGAATNIIAGLANGMFSTALPVIAIAVAIIVSYVFAGLYGIAIAALGMLSITGIQLAIDAYGPIADNAGGCAEMSGLPQEVRSRTDKLDAVGNTTAAIGKGFAIGSAALTALALFAAYRETAARAIGHNLSLDIDDPWIMAGLFIGGVLPFVFSSFALRAVGRAAFDMIEEVRRQFKEIPGLLEGKTKANYARCVDIATKAAIKRMIAPGLLAVLTPVFFGLVLNKPQMLGGVLAGTTVSGVLLAIFMANAGGSWDNAKKYIESGALGGKGSPSHKAAVVGDTVGDPFKDTSGPSLNILIKLMSIISLVIAPLF, encoded by the coding sequence GTGCGGAGCGAGTTGGTCTGGTTGGGATTAGCAAGCGGTGTGCTGGCATTATTGTATGCTTTCATTAAGTCACGCTGGATTAATCGGCAGGACCCTGGAAATGAGACAATGCAGTCGATTGGACAAGCGGTGCGCGAGGGTGCAATGGCGTTCTTGGCCCGAGAATATAAAGTCTTGGCTGTGTTTGTGATTGCAGTAGCCATCCTTTTGGCAATGGGGAATGCCTCCCAGGGAACAAGTTTGGTAGCGGTGTCGTTCATTGTGGGAGCTTTATGTAGCGGTTTAGCTGGGCTTTTTGGGATGCGGGTTGCAACCTCAGCCAATCACCGAACCACGCAAGCAGCGCGTACCAGCTTGAATGCAGCGCTTAAAGTCGCTTTCAGCGGTGGCTCGGTAATGGGCATGAGCGTTGTAGGGCTGGGGATCATCGGCATTACCCTGCTGTTCTATTTATATGGTGGGTTGAAGGCCAATGCTGATTTGTCACGAGTGATGACGATCCTATCGGGATTTGCAATGGGGGCTTCCAGCATCGCTTTGTTTGCCCGCGTGGGAGGTGGCATTTACACCAAGGCGGCTGATGTTGGTGCGGACTTGGTTGGAAAGGTGGAAGCCGGCATTCCTGAAGATGATCCGCGGAATCCTGCTACCATTGCTGATAATGTCGGAGACAATGTCGGCGATGTCGCTGGGATGGGCGCAGATCTGTTTGAATCTTATGTTGGCGCCATTATCGGCGCAATGGTTTTGGCAGCGGGTGCTGGGCATAGCAATTTTGTGATACTGCCTTTGATGCTTGCAGGGATGGGAATTATTGTTTCGATCATCGGCACTTTTTTTGTGAAGACCAAAGAGGGGGGGAACCCACAAACCGCATTGAATGTTGGGACGGGGATCGCTGGGTTGCTGATGCTTATCGCTAGCTATTTCGTGATTCGATTTTTTGTTCCAGAACCCGTTCAATGGAGGGCTGGCGAAAATTTGATGGTTGGTGCTCATTCTGTGTATGGTGCGATCGTTGCAGGATTGATCGCGGGAATTGCTGTCGGGTTGCTGACAGAGTATTACACAGCAGAATCACGCCGGCCAGCGCGAATGATTGCTAAGGCGAGTGAAACAGGGGCAGCAACCAATATTATCGCTGGATTAGCGAATGGCATGTTCTCAACTGCACTGCCAGTCATTGCGATTGCGGTTGCGATCATTGTGTCTTACGTTTTTGCCGGTCTATATGGAATTGCCATTGCCGCGTTGGGCATGCTTTCGATCACCGGCATCCAATTGGCGATTGATGCTTATGGGCCGATCGCCGATAATGCTGGCGGGTGTGCCGAAATGTCGGGACTGCCTCAGGAGGTGAGAAGCCGAACCGACAAATTGGATGCGGTAGGCAATACCACCGCTGCTATCGGTAAAGGATTTGCCATTGGTTCTGCGGCGTTGACGGCCCTGGCGTTGTTTGCTGCGTACCGTGAAACCGCGGCTCGGGCAATTGGCCATAACCTGAGCCTGGATATTGATGATCCATGGATAATGGCCGGTTTGTTCATTGGTGGAGTGCTGCCATTTGTGTTTTCATCGTTCGCGCTACGTGCGGTGGGAAGGGCGGCCTTCGATATGATCGAGGAAGTGAGGCGTCAGTTCAAAGAAATTCCTGGCCTTCTCGAGGGAAAAACAAAGGCCAATTATGCGCGCTGTGTAGACATCGCGACCAAAGCAGCAATCAAACGGATGATCGCCCCAGGGCTCTTAGCTGTACTCACTCCAGTATTCTTCGGCTTGGTCCTTAATAAGCCGCAAATGCTGGGAGGAGTGCTGGCGGGAACTACTGTCTCTGGCGTGTTGTTGGCGATCTTTATGGCCAATGCGGGTGGATCATGGGATAACGCCAAAAAATATATTGAAAGCGGTGCGCTTGGCGGCAAAGGGTCTCCTTCCCATAAAGCTGCTGTTGTCGGAGATACTGTGGGCGATCCGTTCAAGGACACATCGGGACCATCCCTCAATATCTTGATAAAATTGATGAGCATTATTTCCCTAGTTATCGCGCCATTATTTTGA